The Euphorbia lathyris chromosome 2, ddEupLath1.1, whole genome shotgun sequence genome includes a window with the following:
- the LOC136218088 gene encoding LEAF RUST 10 DISEASE-RESISTANCEUS RECEPTOR-LIKE PROTEIN KINASE-like 1.5, giving the protein MASSPFSSILFYIFLSFTSILLLTEACSFTPNKLSRSSCPPFTSIPPFPFSTSPGCGHPSFSLNCSFPYSTISINNLSFSLISFQPNSSSLTLSPQSHSNSTTCSSSLSIPSHSINLSGSPFRFSDSDCSRLSVVRSCSVPTLPNCSHCTWDCKLIKKPVQLLHGCGSTRSPLSEQGCQPDILEYLGEFLKVGIHVEYDESQDSYFSSCRVCKSKNGICGFNSSDPENKFICFQPKTRFSPPWIHEDDANRIAILCSIFTILCLLLVILVFAVMYRSRRLRSLASEEDPAMLFLHRHRAASLLPPVFTYEELQSSTNNFDPKRKIGDGGFGSVFLGNLYDGRIVAVKYLHKHHHAAAAGKAFSTKSFCNEILILSSIDHPNLVKLHGYCSDPRGLILVYDYVPNGTLADHLHGRKCLGREGSLTWQVRIEIALQTALALEYLHFAVQPAIVHRDITSANIFVEKDMRIKVGDFGLSRLLVFSDTSSASAGYVWTGPQGTPGYLDPDYHRSFRLTEKSDVYSFGVVLLELISGLRAVDQSRERREMTLADMVVSKIQMGQLHQVLDPVWAVDKEGSESVYAVSELAFRCVAADKDDRPNAREVVEELKGIGRRTRGFGGNVE; this is encoded by the coding sequence ATGGCTTCCTCTCCTTTTTCTTCCATTCTCTTCtacatttttctttctttcacttCCATTTTACTCCTCACTGAAGCATGTAGCTTCACCCCAAATAAATTATCCAGATCTTCATGTCCTCCATTCACATCCATTCCTCCTTTTCCTTTCTCTACTTCACCTGGTTGTGGTCACCCTTCTTTCTCACTCAACTGTTCTTTCCCTTACTCCACCATTTCCATTAACAATCTCTCTTTCTCCCTTATCTCCTTCCAACCCAACTCTTCATCTCTCACTCTCTCTCCCCAATCTCACTCTAACTCTACTACTTGTTCTTCCTCTCTTTCCATTCCTTCTCACTCCATTAATCTCTCTGGTTCTCCATTCCGATTCTCCGACTCTGATTGTTCCCGTCTCTCTGTTGTCCGTTCTTGTTCTGTCCCTACTCTCCCCAATTGCAGCCATTGTACATGGGATTGCAAGCTCATTAAGAAACCAGTTCAACTCCTCCATGGTTGTGGATCTACTCGCAGTCCTCTCTCCGAGCAGGGATGTCAGCCTGACATTTTAGAGTATCTCGGCGAGTTTTTGAAGGTTGGAATTCATGTTGAGTATGATGAATCTCAGGATTCTTATTTTTCCAGCTGTAGAGTATGCAAATCTAAGAATGGAATCTGTGGCTTCAATTCTTCTGATCCAGAGAACAAATTCATCTGTTTCCAGCCTAAAACTCGATTCTCACCACCGTGGATTCACGAAGACGATGCAAATCGAATCGCCATTTTGTGTTCGATCTTCACAATACTCTGTTTATTACTAGTGATTTTAGTTTTTGCAGTTATGTATAGGTCTAGGCGGTTGCGATCATTGGCCTCAGAAGAAGACCCAGCCATGCTCTTCCTTCACCGGCATCGAGCTGCTAGTTTACTCCCGCCGGTATTCACCTACGAGGAGCTTCAATCATCAACCAACAACTTCGATCCCAAGCGCAAAATCGGCGACGGCGGTTTCGGGTCAGTATTCTTAGGCAATCTCTACGACGGTCGAATCGTGGCCGTTAAATACCTCCACAAACACCATCACGCCGCAGCCGCCGGGAAAGCATTCTCGACTAAGTCATTTTGCAATGAAATCTTGATACTATCCTCAATAGATCACCCGAATCTAGTTAAGCTCCATGGATATTGCAGCGACCCGAGAGGATTAATACTAGTATATGACTATGTCCCAAATGGAACCCTAGCTGATCATCTCCACGGCCGAAAGTGCTTGGGACGGGAAGGTTCTTTAACATGGCAAGTAAGAATCGAAATCGCATTGCAGACAGCTCTAGCTCTGGAGTATTTACATTTCGCCGTCCAGCCGGCGATTGTGCACAGAGATATAACATCGGCAAACATATTTGTAGAGAAAGACATGAGAATAAAAGTAGGGGATTTTGGGCTATCAAGGCTCTTAGTTTTCTCGGATACTTCATCGgcttctgccgggtatgtttgGACAGGTCCACAGGGAACACCGGGTTATTTAGACCCGGATTATCATCGTTCATTCAGGTTAACAGAAAAGAGCGACGTGTACAGCTTTGGAGTGGTGTTGCTTGAGCTAATATCCGGGTTGAGGGCGGTGGATCAGAGTAGAGAGAGGAGAGAAATGACATTGGCAGATATGGTAGTATCGAAGATCCAAATGGGTCAGCTCCATCAAGTATTGGACCCGGTATGGGCGGTAGATAAGGAAGGGAGTGAAAGTGTATATGCAGTGTCGGAGCTAGCATTCCGGTGCGTGGCGGCGGATAAAGATGACAGGCCGAATGCTAGAGAGGTGGTGGAGGAGCTAAAAGGAATAGGGAGGCGCACGCGTGGGTTTGGCGGGAATGTCGAGTGA